The Pan troglodytes isolate AG18354 chromosome 1, NHGRI_mPanTro3-v2.0_pri, whole genome shotgun sequence genome includes a region encoding these proteins:
- the BSND gene encoding barttin, which yields MADEKTFRIGFIVLGLFLLALGTFLMSHDRPQVYGTFYAMGSVMVIGGIIWSMCQCYPKITFVPADSDFQGILSPKAMGLLENGLAAEMKSPSPQPPYVRLWEEAAYDQSMPDFSHIQMKVMSYSEDRHSLLAPEMGQPKLGTSDGGEGGPGDVQAWMEAAVVIHKGSDESEGERRLTQSWPGPLACPQGPAPLASFQDDLDMDSSEGSSPSASPHDREEACSPQQEPQGCRCPLDRFQDFALIDAPTLEDEPQEGQQWEIALPNNWQQYPRTKVEEKEASDTGGEEPEKEEEDLYYGLPDGPGDPLPDKELGFEPDIQG from the exons ATGGCTGACGAGAAGACCTTCCGGATCGGCTTCATTGTGCTGGGGCTTTTCCTGCTGGCGCTCGGTACATTCCTCATGAGCCATGATCGGCCCCAGGTCTACGGCACCTTCTATGCCATGGGCAGCGTCATGGTGATCGGGGGCATCATCTGGAGCATGTGCCAGTGCTACCCCAAG ATCACCTTCGTCCCTGCTGACTCTGACTTTCAAGGCATCCTCTCCCCAAAGGCCATGGGCCTGCTGGAGAATGGGCTTGCTGCTGAGATGAAGAG CCCCAGTCCCCAGCCGCCCTATGTAAGGCTGTGGGAGGAAGCCGCCTATGACCAGAGCATGCCTGACTTCAGCCACATCCAGATGAAAGTCATGAGCTACAGTGAGGACCGCCACTCCTTGCTGGCCCCTGAGATGGGGCAGCCGAAGCTGGGAACCAGTGATGGAGGAGAAGGTGGCCCTGGCGACGTTCAGGCCTGGATGGAGGCTGCCGTGGTCATCCACAAGGGCTCAGACGAGAGTGAAGGGGAAAGACGCCTAACTCAGAGCTGGCCCGG CCCCCTGGCCTGTCCCCAGGGCCCTGCCCCCTTGGCTTCCTTCCAAGATGACCTGGACATGGACTCCAGtgaaggcagcagccccagtgcATCTCCACATGACAGGGAGGAAGCTTGTTCCCCACAACAGGAACCTCAGGGCTGCAGGTGCCCGCTGGACCGCTTCCAAGACTTTGCCCTGATTGATGCCCCAACGTTGGAGGATGAGCCCCAAGAGGGGCAGCAGTGGGAAATAGCCCTGCCCAACAACTGGCAGCAGTACCCAAGGACAAaggtggaggagaaggaggcTTCGGACACAGGTGGGGAGGAAcctgagaaggaagaggaagacctGTACTATGGGCTGCCAGATGGCCCCGGGGACCCCCTCCCGGACAAGGAACTGGGTTTTGAGCCTGACATCCAAGGCTGA